CTGGAGATCCCCGAAGAGAAGATGGACGCCCCCACACCCTGCCCGGACTGGGACGTGCGGGCGCTTCTCAACCACCTGATCTTCTGGACCTCGCGGGGCGAGAGCGCCGCGCGCAAGGCGCCGCCCGCCGGACCGGCGGAGGACCACGACTTCACCGCCGAGCCCGGCTGGGCCGAGCGGTTCGCGGAGCAGGCCCGCCGGACCGCCGAGGCCTGGCAGGACCCCGCCGCCTGGGAGGGGAACACCAGCCTCACCGGCAACAAGGAGGGCATGCCCGCCGGGTTCATCGGCGGGATCGTGCTCGGCGAGTGCGTCCTGCACGGCTGGGACCTCGCCGTCGCCGCCGGCCGCGAGCCCGCCTTCCCGGAGCCGGTGCTCCGGGCCGCCTGGGAGCAGGTCGTCTCGACGGCGGAGATCAGTCGCCAGTACGGCGCGCTCGGCCCGGAGGTGGCCGTGCCCGAGGACGCGCCGCTGCTCGACCGCCTCCTCGGGATGTCCGGCCGCGACCCGTACTGGAAGCCCTGAAACCCTGGCCCGCGCGCGGGTCCCGGCGCGAGCGGGGGCCCGCGCGCTCTACGCTGGTAGGCATGTCTTCGACCTCTTCGATCCGCGTACGCTTCGCCCCGTCACCGACCGGCATGTTCCATGTCGGCGGCGCCCGCTCGGCGCTGTTCAACTGGGCGATGGCCGCCCAGTCCGGCGGGACGCTCGTGCTGCGGATCGAGGACACCGACGCCTCCCGCAACAGCCCCGAATGGACCGAGGGCATCATCCGCGCCCTGGCGTGGCTCGGGATGGACGGCGGGCAGTACGAGGGCCCCTACTTCCAGTCCGCCAACGCCGACAAGCACGCCGAGGCCGTCCACACGCTGAAGGACGCCGGGCGCGCCTACTACTGCGACTGCTCCCGCGAGGCCGTGATCGCCCGGACCGGCGACCAGCACAAGGGCTACGACGGCTTCTGCCGCGACCGCGGTCTGGAGTCCGGCCCCGGACGCGCCCTCCGCTTCCGCACCCCGGACGAGGGGCAGACCACCGTGGTCGACCTCCTGCGCGGCAAGCCGGTCTTCGAGAACGCCGTCCTCGAGGACTTCGTCATCGCCCGCGCCGACGGGTCCGTCACGTTCCTGTTGGCCAACGCGGTCGACGACATGAGCCAGGGCATCACCCACGTGGTGCGCGGCGAGGAGCACCTGTCCAACGCGCCCAAGCAGCAGCTGCTGTGGGAGGCGCTCGGCGCCGAGCCGCCGGTGTGGGCGCACGTGCCCGTCATCGTGAACGAGAAGCGGCAGAAGCTGTCCAAGCGCCGCGACAAGGTCGCCCTGGAGGACTACCGCGCCGAGGGCTACCTCGCCGAGGCCATGCGCAACTACCTGATGCTGCTCGGCTGGGCGCCGTCCGACGACCGCGAGATCGTCCCCTGGGACGTGATGGTCGACGAGTTCCGCATCGAGGACGTCAACACCTCGCCCGCGTTCTTCGACGTCAAGAAGCTCCGCGCCATCAACGGCGAGTACATCCGGGCC
The sequence above is a segment of the Actinomadura coerulea genome. Coding sequences within it:
- a CDS encoding TIGR03086 family metal-binding protein codes for the protein MSEEEAMEIRSQMTPAAEAAARIVLEIPEEKMDAPTPCPDWDVRALLNHLIFWTSRGESAARKAPPAGPAEDHDFTAEPGWAERFAEQARRTAEAWQDPAAWEGNTSLTGNKEGMPAGFIGGIVLGECVLHGWDLAVAAGREPAFPEPVLRAAWEQVVSTAEISRQYGALGPEVAVPEDAPLLDRLLGMSGRDPYWKP
- the gltX gene encoding glutamate--tRNA ligase; this encodes MSSTSSIRVRFAPSPTGMFHVGGARSALFNWAMAAQSGGTLVLRIEDTDASRNSPEWTEGIIRALAWLGMDGGQYEGPYFQSANADKHAEAVHTLKDAGRAYYCDCSREAVIARTGDQHKGYDGFCRDRGLESGPGRALRFRTPDEGQTTVVDLLRGKPVFENAVLEDFVIARADGSVTFLLANAVDDMSQGITHVVRGEEHLSNAPKQQLLWEALGAEPPVWAHVPVIVNEKRQKLSKRRDKVALEDYRAEGYLAEAMRNYLMLLGWAPSDDREIVPWDVMVDEFRIEDVNTSPAFFDVKKLRAINGEYIRALAPEKFIAECLPFLQEAPFDVDVAVFAELAPLAQTRVALLSEIVQMIDFAFLDEPPSDEQSWNKAMKEPAAAILAAAEAAYQDAPWNAAELKDRLERVGAEHGLKLGKTQAPVRVAVTGRTVGLPLFESLEILGRDRTLARIAAARARLEAGA